In the Prionailurus viverrinus isolate Anna chromosome A3, UM_Priviv_1.0, whole genome shotgun sequence genome, TGAACCCAGGTTTCAAGGACTGTGTTCAAATTCAGTTTCTGCCACTTACTGACGTgggtggggctgtcctgtgcttCAGCCTCTTGTGGAGAACAAGGTTAATGACAACTCACACAGGGCCTGGCAGATGGTGGGTCCTCGAAGTCTTACTGAGTTGATTCTGAAAGTCCCGTAGAGCTCTGGATTGTAACTCCTGCACTCTGAGCTCCTGTCCCTCCAGATGGGAGCAGGTAAACCAAGGAACACTGAGGTACTATACCATGggaacacttttttaaatgttgctggTTTACACAgcaaacactttatttatttattttttttcaacgtttatttattttggggacagagagagacagagcatgaacgggggaggggcagagagagagggagacacagaatcgaaaacaggctccaggctctgagccatcagcccagagcctgacgcggggctcgaactcacggaccgcgagatcgtgacctggctgaagtcggacgcttaaccgactgcgccacccaggcgcccctacacggCAAACACTTTAAATGGTACAAATGAGCATTCAGTGAAAAATGCATTGTCCTTATGCTGGAAGCTACCATTCTCGCCAGAGGTATCCAATGGGGTCAGTTTCTTGTGTATCCATGCTAAGACATTGAAATATGTattcccttccctttttattttcacaaGGGATTAGATTACACACACCAAACTGAACTTCCTGTTTTGATTTAACCCCTCATTATGTTTTGGGATTGTTCCAGGTAGAGAagtttagattttttcttttcaattttcttttatggtgtcatttaaaattttttaaatataattttttgaaaaggaaatacgTTCACATAAAATTCACAAGGTGTCAAAAGGTATAAATGGAAATTGTCCATCAAACCCATAAGCTTCCCTATCTCTTTTCCCCATAAGGAACCAGTGTTAGTTTCTTATATATCcctccagaaatatttttaagcacataCAAGCAAACATACAtctgttttccctcttttcttatGCGTAGTACCATTCTGCATGCACTGTCCTGTCCCACTGCTTTTTACCACTTCATTGTATCCTAGGAGTTTGTTCCCCGTGGGTACATAtaaagctgcctttttttttttttatttgagtcatTTTTTGAACTTACGATTTATTTCACCGATTCCCTATTGATGGACGTTTAGATTGTTGCTGATTTTTTACTACTACAAACAGTGCTGCAAAGACTAGGAGTACATATGTGATTTTGCAGGTGGGTGAGGATATCTATAGAATATAGTTGGCATAGTATTCCGTTGCGTGTCTCTACCATAATTTTTGTATCTACTTCCCTGTTAATGGACACCTCAGTTGTCTGGCCAGCCTTTGtgatctcctttctttctcctctatcCTCCATCCCTACCCCCAGGCACATGGCCACCCACTCAGCCCAGAAACCCCACCAGTGTATGTACTGTGATAAGATGTTTCACCGCAAGGACCATCTGCGGAACCACCTGCAGACCCATGACCCCAACAAAGAGGCCCTTCACTGTTCTGAGTGCGGTAAGAATTACAATACGAAGCTAGGCTACCGGCGCCACCTGGCTATGCATGCCGCCAGCAGCGGTGACCTCAGCTGCAAGGTGTGCCTGCAGACCTTTGAGAGTACCCAGGCCCTGCTAGAGCACCTGAAGGCCCACTCACGCCGAGTAGCAGGTGGTGCCAAGGAGAAGAAGCACCCCTGTGACCACTGTGACCGGCGATTCTATACTCGTAAGGATGTGCGGCGGCACCTGGTGGTGCACACAGGCCGGAAGGACTTCCTGTGCCAGTACTGTGCCCAGCGGTTTGGCCGCAAGGACCACCTGACACGTCATGTCAAGAAGAGCCACTCGCAGGAGTTGCTCAAAATCAAGACAGAGCCAGTGGACATGTTAGGCCTCCTCAGCTGCAGCTCCACAGTCAGTGTGAAGGAAGAGCTGAGCCCTGTGCTATGCATGGCCTCTCGGGACGTGATGGGGGCCAAGGCCTTCCCTGGCATGTTGCCCATGGGCATGTATGGCGCCCACATCCCTACCATGCCCAGCACGGGCATGCCACACTCCCTGGTGCACAACACGCTGCCCATGGGTATGAGCTACCCCCTGGAATCCTCACCTATCTCTTCCCCAGCTCAGCTTCCTCCAAAATACCAGCTTGGATCTACCTCATACTTGCCCGACAAATTGCCCAAAGTGGAGGTGGATAGTTTTCTGGCGGAGCTTCCTGGAAGCCTGTCTCTCTCGTCCGCTGAACCCCAGCCCGCCTCACCTCAGCCGGCGGCAGCTGCGGCCCTCCTAGATGAAGCACTGCTCACCAAGAGCCCCGCCAACCTCTCTGAGGCCCTCTGCGCTGCTAATGTGGACTTCTCCCACTTACTGGGCTTTCTTCCACTCAACCTACCCCCGTGTAACCCACCCGGGGCCACTGGAGGCCTGGTCATGGGCTACTCCCAGGCCGAGGCACAGCCCTTACTCACCACTTTGCAAGCTCAGCCTCAAGATTCCCCGGGAGCTGGCGGACCACTGAACTTTGGACCTCTGCACTCCTTGCCTCCTGTCTTCACCTCTGGCCTGAGCACCACCACCCTGCCTCGTTTCCACCAGGCATTCCAGTAGCCCCCAAGGAGGCCCTCAGCCCAGTCTTAGGCTCTGTCAGGGAGCCTCTGTACCCACCCCATCTGCATCTCCCATGAAGGCAGCTGAGCTTTCAGAGCTgggttcaaaaagaaaaaaattccagtatcTGTATGGAGCACTTGGTTTGGGGGCTCAAGCTCCAGGATCAGTTCTAGGAGGAGCCTTGAGCCCCAACCCCATGAAAAGATCTCATACCATAGAACTTCaggtatttttacttttactttttttgatcTGAATCGGGAGCCACACttcgccctctccctctccaaagtGTCAGACCTCCTCCTCTTTGGAGAAGGGGGAGGCCTCTTGGAGACACAAAGGGTTTCACTTTGGATGACCTCGAGAGAAATAGCCCAAGAAGCCCGCCTTCTGGTCCCAACCTGCAGACCCCACGGCAGTTGGTCAGGCCCTGCTGCAAAGGGTCACTTGGCTCCGTCGCCTGCTTCCCACCAATAGGCAGGAGAGAGGGCCTCTGTCCTGCCCACCAGCCCCGTCCCTCCTGTAGCAGCACCTCCATTTCCAGTCAGTGTTGTCCAGCAACGGTACCGTTTACACAGTCGCCTCAGACACACCATTTCACCTCCCTTGCCAAGCTGTTAGCCTTAGAATGATTGCAGTGAACATTGTTTACACGCCGTGAATTCATTCCCACCAGTCCAGTCCAGTTGGCACCAGCCGGAACCATTTGGTACCCGGTGTTAACTGGAGCCCTGTTTACAAGGCGGAGTCGGGTCTCACTGACTTCTCTTCACTTGAGGTCACATTTTTCCCCTGTGGGGAAATAAACTGACTTTGGACTGCTTCAGTCTCTGCCATCTTCCATGACTATCTGTTCCTGCCTTCCTCGGCAGTGTCTGCGAGACAGGCAAGAAGATTGGAGCAGGTTTCTCACAGGTCTGCAATTCTGTTTTTCTCCAAGTACATCAtgagccctcctcctcctcttgaaTAGGAGAGGGCAAGAAATGAAAGGCATGCCCACTTCTATCGCCCCcattccccagcccccaccccaaacatCATGAGCTGTTATCCTTAGTCTTGGAAGGAGGGACTCGGGTTCTAAGCTGGTTGGCTAGCAAAGGAGAGGGTATGAACCCCTGATGTGTCTCTCCTGCTTGTCCCTTTTCCAGGAAGTTGTGGAATTGTTGCAAGAACAGTCTTCAGGAAGTTAGGGCTGGGCAGATAGTTGAGTCCTAACCTGTGGGTACGTCATTGGCTCCCATACCAACCTTTGTTCTTATCCACAGTCTCCCCATTCCTCTACTTTGTAGTTACAGTGGACTCAGGGCCACTGTGCATAGGCCTCTCTGCTCCCCATCAAAGTAATCCCACCTTCCTCTTGTGGCCCCCCCTCAATTTGCCCCCAATACTTAGCAGGGTTTCTCGCAACAGATGACTCACTCTTCTGGCTTGTGGGGCTCCCTGCCACAGAAAGCACAGCCCTTGCCCAGCCGAACCCCATCCCTGCTTCATTTCTCAGTTCCGCACGGGCTTTACTCTCACCACTCACAGAAGGGAGGCAGCTCAGGGACCACCAATGTGGGACCCTCATGAGACACCTCCAGTCTGATTCAGAAACACACTTCTACCTCTTTACTGTTAACTTCTACACATGCAGCCAGTAGTTTCTGGGCACTTTTGTCAGCGGTGCCTCATGCTGGCTTTTCCACTAGGGTTTCAGGACAAACTACCAAGGAACTGCCTCGGCCTCCGCCCAGTCCTCACACCCCCTCTTTCCTTCTAGACACCACTTTGCTTTATCATCAGGAACTGAGCAGGTCCAAGACCCAGGCTTTTGCTTCAGCCCAGGCCAGTACTCTTTGAGGTGCAAGCCTTAAAATGTAGCTCCCTGGCCCTCGATTGGAAGCAATGTGGAGTGAATAAGCATGTTTTGATTTAGGCAGGGTAGCTTGGGatacttttgaaaaaacaaaatgtctgGCAAGGTTAGGATCAGACTAGGTGATTTGCTTCTAAAAATTCGTTTCAGTGAGTCCCAGGGACtaattaaggtttatttttaaaagcgtCCGCCTTGGTACGCAGCCACCTCCTGCATGCTGTGCATGTTATTGGGACTCGTATTATAGGAAATGGTACATGAGGATCCAAGCAGGACTCAGTGCTGCCATTCTCCTTATTGTCTCTGGTCTTCATCACTAGACCCAGCAACCCTTCGTCCGCTCCCTGCCACCTTCCGTGCACACCTCATTTATAGAGGCAAGTGGGCCTCTGGCCATGGAGTATAAAATCTCAGGCTTAAAGAGTCCACTCTTCCCTGCCTGTCCTTTCCTGTCCCTTCCTTGAATTCTCTCCCCCATTAGTGATGCTGGGAAACTCCTAGAACAGGCAGAGCAACTATTTAAAGCCTTGTAAGTGGGGCCttgccccttctcccctctccttccatcCTGTTTCTCCTTTACTCTTCCGTCAGTACTCTCACCCCACACAAGGAATTTCCCTATCACTGTGAACTTTGCTGGTACAGAGGAACATCTGCCTTCACCTTTTTTTGGACCATAGCCACCCAGCTGTTTCTTAAACTTCCcttcccaaaattaaaaaaaaaaaaaaaaaaaaaaaaaaaaaaaaaagccttattgGCCTGGTTGTTCAAAGGATAAGAATAGCTTTATCCTACGTTCAGTACCAAACCCACTTCAGTACCTTTACTGAGGCCATGAGAGCCTGAGGGGTGTCTGCCCACAACAGGAGCCATGGCATGTGGCAGAGACCAAACAGGGACCAGGAAAAAGGGGTAATGACCCCTTTCCCCACCACCTCCAACCTCTGTCAGCAATGAGTTGCCTTGAACAGGGGGCAGGCACCTCGCATCCTGCACACAGCTGGTGAAGGTTGAGTGCAGTCCTGGGGGCCAGGGGATGACCTACCCAGCTGTGTCAGCTCAGGATCTGTGCACATCTTTTAAAGAGGGAAGAGGTGGGAAAAGGAGCACCAATGAGTTTCCCCCCAACCTTATACAAATGGCATTTAATGGAAATCCGGGAAGCAGGTGTGATTACTTTTTTGCTCGTAGATATTGTCCTAAGTTGAAATTTTTCCACTGCCCTAAACTTCTCCTAGTAGTCTGaatccttgcccccccccccctttctttttggTAGCTGTTTTCCCCATTCCCTCTACCTTCCCTCTTATCTAGGAGCTGTCTTTAAGCacgattttttttaacagtttatattGTACAGGatcaatattttgctttttaacaagGATATTTATGTAATAAGAAACTTTGCCTTAGGCAGGTGTTGGCCAGAAAAGTCCAGattcctctgggacctcaccctgGCCTCTCCTGGAGCTCTGAACCTGCTGTGGAAGGAATTGGCTATGACCTTCACCACTGGAGAGGAGGGTCTGTGGCAAGGGAAGGGGTGTCCTGGTTCTAACAGGAGAAGGATTCACCGTGATAATTTAGTGCTTCTGTGGAGGGGTCTGGAAGAAGTATCCCAGCCCAGTTTCTTCAGATGCAAGCTCACTTCCATAgctgcccctctccacctctaAATATTTGGCACTAGAACTCCTGAGACACCACTTCtcatttgcctccctccctcctggtgaTCAAGGCTTTGGGGCCACTCTTTCGTAATGCCAgattatttaaagagagaaaaatacaagACAAAAACCTTCTAGCACTTTGTAAACACAGTGAATAACCTCTTGGAGTATTTTTGGCTTTATATAAAACAaggtttttaattgtaaaatataagTGCCATTAGAAAATGCACAGGGCGTATCTTTGTTAAAGTagatttttcaatgttttacagaattacattttcaaaaaaagtttttataatgAAGTTGTTTATTAAAAACTTCTGAATGATGCGTTTGGAAGTTGTGAACCTGTCTGATTGGGCAAGGGTTGGAGAGTGCCTGGGGAAGAATTGGAAACAACAGACATCTTTAGCATCCCAGGGGATGGTGAGTGTGGGGCAGACAGTAGCAAGCCTTCACGTTAGCACCTACAGACTTTATACTTTGAAATGAAAGATCTTGAGCTAAGTGGCATCATGCTATCACTTAAACTTGGATGCAAGAGGAAACTCTCATTGGCCTCACGAAAATTTCATGTAACTAAAAATGCCAGATCTAGCACAGTCTTTAGGATGGATCCAGCAACTCAAACATGGTTGGTCATTCCCATTTCTCTCCACCCTCTTGTGTAGTCGGGACTTCATCCTCAGGCCCTACAAAGTGGCTCATCCCTTTGTGTAGGAGTAAATTGCTGCCATGACTCCATATCCGTCATTCTCAGTGCTGaccaggaagagaaaggagagaggagtcCTTGTATTCACAGAagtgccccccacctcccaggcatCTCCTGTCTGACTGGCCTTgagagggctctgtgctctcccccAAGCCAGCCAGCAATTGCAAGGCTGAGATAGGAGTGGTTTCTCAAAGGAAACTGGGGCTTCTGTTAGGATGAAGAATGGATACTGGTTGTCCAAGAAAAGATGTCATCCATTGCCCGAGGTGCACAGCTGGCAAGTGACAGAGCTAGGACCTGACCTTGTCACACTTGTACCTACTCACTGGGTTCAGGCAAACTGTTGAAAGGCTGACGTGGCTTCTGACCTTGCTGCTTTGCCAGTCTAACAAAGGTAGTCCTCATCATCATAGGCCCTGCAACTCGTGCTGAGATGCTCCTATCCAGGGCTCAGATTGAGTAACTGTGGTCTGGAGCCACTGTCCACAGCCACACAGTCCTGAGCCCAGCCCAAGAGTCCATGGGATGTTAACAACTGTTAATGTGTGTTACGGGTGTTTTGTGTACAAAGGCAGTGGGCTAGCCCTTCATTTCTTTGGCCTTCCATTTACTTGACAAAGATTGAATGTCCACCCCAATGGGTCAGATCCCTGGCTAGAGCCCCAAGGGAATACACCTTGCTCTCTAGGGAGTATATACCCCAGGATGGGTCTGGGGGGCTCAGCGCCACCCTATTCATCGGGCGGGAGGAGACTGAAAGCTTTCTGGAGGAGGTAGCAGGGACTTCCGGGCATAGGGGGAATTAGGTGTGTTGACCTCCATAAGCCACAAGTTTGGGAGCCAAGACCACAGGAGTGCAGATGCATTTGCAGGATCAGGGCTGCAAGGCTGGTCCATCCAGGCTCTTATCCTATCCAAGCACATTCCCTGCATTTCAGACGGGTTCACTTTTGTGAAATGTCTGGTATAGAGCAAGAGGCAGCCTCTGGGCATTGGGCAAGGTGAAACAATGTCCATCTTTCAGTCTACAAGCCCAGGAAGATACAGTTTGTACATACAGATGCCAATATGCTCCCCGTTGCCAGCGTTTGAGACCTTCCCTTGCCCCAGATCCTTGTACTCCcaagtttgtttcttcctttctctataGAAGTACTTCAAGCACCTCCACATGCCAGGTAATTACCATCATCTGCGGCTTCCAGTTTGAGTCTGCATAGTCTTTTCTGCATATGCTTGAATAATTTACCCTGTGCAAAGCTGCAAGTCTCCTACAGCTGCCCCAAACCACAGTCGAGTGTGGGTGCCCGGTGGCCCCCAGTGTCCACCGCCGGGAAGAGTAATCGCCCGGCGTGGTCGCTGTGATGGAAAGTTCTATGTGTCCATGACCGGAGTTGTGCCTGATCCTTGGTGCCCACTCGGAACTATTCCTTGCTTGGTACACCCCTGCAATTCACCTCATCTCTATCGCCATTGTCCTAGTAATGTTGGGGCCAGTTCCGTCCGGCGCTTGCGGTTGCATCCCCTTCAGGCAGCCCCGTGCCACTCAGCCAGGCCGGCAAGACCCTCGTCCCTCGCAGCTAGGGGGACTTCTGAGAATCACACCCCGAAGGAGGGTGCGAGGAGCGGAGCGCGCCCCGAGGAGGAGACCGCGCCTTCCCACCTCCCGCCACGGTCCCGTAGCCGCCGTACCGCCCCTCCGGCGGGACCCGCGGTGTCGTCCACGCACCCCGAGCCCCTCCAGGCGAGAGGCTACCTCAGGTGATGGCGGACGAGACGGCGGGGGGCCTAGAACCACCACGCGCCCGTCGCCCGACCTCGCCGCTGGGTCAGCGAAGCCGCTGCAGGCgggcgccccgcccccacccccgggacCGCCCCGCCTGTCACCGGGCCTAGTCGGACCGAGGCCCCTGAGACCCGCCGCGCCGAGGTTGGGGGGCGGGGTCGCGGTCGGGAGGCGGCGGGAAGGCCGAGGAAGTGACGCCTGGGCAGGGCGCCATCTTCCTGGAAGGGGCGGAGGAGcggaggggctggtgggggaggaggaccCGGAGGTGGGAGTGGCGGTGCAGCGGGGCCCATAAACGTGGAACGCCCAGCCGCGGACCTGCCGGAGGCCATCCAGTGGGAGCTGGAGGCTGTGAGCGCCCAGGCGGACTGGCCCTACCTGCGGCTGGAGCGCAGGTTTGGACGCATGCGCCGTCTGCACTTGGTACGTAGGCGCTTCATCATCCAGAATATTTCTGGCTTCTGGGTCACTGCCTTTCTGAACCACCCGCATCTGTCAGACATGATCAGTCCTCGTGATGAAGACGTGCCCTGGTACTTGGTGAATTTGGAGGTGAGGGAGCTCAGGCATGCCAGGACGCGCTGCAGTTTCAAGTTTTGGAACAATCCCTTTTTCTGGAACAAGGTGTTCGTGAAGGAGTATGAGTGCAGATCCTCAGGACCGGTGGTGTCAGTTGCAAGTCTCATCCGATGGCACCAGGGCCAAGGAACCCCCTGTTCTGGTACACAGGAACTGGGACACTGTTCGCAGCTTCTTCAGCGGGTTCTCACAGAACAACCTCCCAGAGGCTGACAAGGTTGCCCAGATTATTAGAGGACTTGTGGCCCAAACTCCTGCAGTACTACCTACTGGGGGaaagacaccccccacccccccacctcacctcccGCGGAGCCAGCAGAGAGGTCTAGCAAGGTGGCGCACAGAGGCCCCTCCTATGTCCTGCAGGTACCAGTCTGGCTAAGCCCTGCGCTAGGACCTGGCACCTACATAAGACTGTCTTCTGCTTCTTGTGGACCTGTGCTCAAGCCGATGACATAGCTCTGCTGTCTGCTTTCTCTTTCATGCACCCTGGCCCCTCCGAACATTCAGTGGACTCTGCTCCAAGATTGTGGCCTCCGTGGCCAAGCTCTTTTGTTTCCATGCGGCCTTTGGGCATCACATAGCTGTCACATGCCACAGTtctacccaggcacccagtgcTATGGATGTGTACTCCCATTATCTTTGTGGCCCCAGCCTGCTTCTGATCATGGCCTTCCCActccacaccttttttttttttaaagcaagctctatgtccaatgtggggcttgaactcagtgattctgagatcgagagtctcatgctctactgactgagccagccaggcgcccccttccctcccactttTGACAAGGGCACCCACAAGTCAGCACTAGGAGGACCAGGGCCTCTTGGAGGCCCACTACTTCAAGGCCACAACACGTTGGGCTTCGTATTTATGCATCCAGAATATTGGCTGTGGCAAGCTGAGTCTCATCATCCAAGAAGGGGATGCATTTGGTGCTGCCTGTCAGCCAGTCTTGGACATTCCATAGCCTCAGCGCCTCAGGACTGCAGGACCACATGATGAGGTCAAGGCTGTGAAGCAGTGTGCAAGGCATTCTTTGTGATCACACTGCTTTTCTTACCCCTGCATTGGTACTACCCCACGGCCTGCTATCCGCTTATCAAGATCTGTGATATCCTGCCAGTGTTTGGCCATCATCCCTTCTGAGTTCCACCCAGGCTCCCACCGGTGCTGCCTGCTCCCAGGTCTGTAAGGACCTCAACAACTGCCTGCCAATGCGCAAGAAAACCCCCAGCCCCCTAGGAACTCTGCCACACTGGCATATCTGGGCATGTGCTCAAGGCAGGGGCAATGATGGGGGTTCTTTCCCAGAAGCCTACCTTCCTGAGCCCCAGTCACTGGGCCCACACAGAATCCCCTGGGCCTCTGCCCCCATCTCCAGTCTCTGCCCATCTTTAGGCTGCCAGGTTGCAGTACAGCAGGGCTGTTTCTAATCATGGGACCTGTCCATACCTGCTCAGATCTCACATATTTCTTCTCATGTTCTTTAAAATGAcagctcaaaaacaaacaactgaagaagcaagcttcttttttttttttttttttttaattttttttcaacgtttatttatttttgggacagagagagacagagcatgaacgggggaggggcagagagagagggagacacagaatcggaaacaggctccaggctctgagccatcagcccagagcctgacgcggggctcgaactcacggaccgcgagatcgtgacctggctgaagtcggacgcttaaccgactacgccacccaggcacccctgaagaagCAAGCTTCTTAAGAACAGCTAAGGAGACTGTCTTTCTTGTTGAATTTGCCCCTCTTTGGCTCCAGAGAGGGAGGGCTGTGCTGTAGACCCCTGGGCTGGATCTTTGCAGCCTCTTTACCCCCTTCAGCAAGGGTCCCCAGGAGCGGGGCTGTTTCATCGTTTTGTTT is a window encoding:
- the PLAGL2 gene encoding zinc finger protein PLAGL2 isoform X1, which encodes MTTFFTSVPPWIQDAKQEEEVGWKLVPRPRGREAESQVKCQCEISGTPFSNGEKLRPHSLPHPEQRPYSCPQLHCGKAFASKYKLYRHMATHSAQKPHQCMYCDKMFHRKDHLRNHLQTHDPNKEALHCSECGKNYNTKLGYRRHLAMHAASSGDLSCKVCLQTFESTQALLEHLKAHSRRVAGGAKEKKHPCDHCDRRFYTRKDVRRHLVVHTGRKDFLCQYCAQRFGRKDHLTRHVKKSHSQELLKIKTEPVDMLGLLSCSSTVSVKEELSPVLCMASRDVMGAKAFPGMLPMGMYGAHIPTMPSTGMPHSLVHNTLPMGMSYPLESSPISSPAQLPPKYQLGSTSYLPDKLPKVEVDSFLAELPGSLSLSSAEPQPASPQPAAAAALLDEALLTKSPANLSEALCAANVDFSHLLGFLPLNLPPCNPPGATGGLVMGYSQAEAQPLLTTLQAQPQDSPGAGGPLNFGPLHSLPPVFTSGLSTTTLPRFHQAFQ
- the PLAGL2 gene encoding zinc finger protein PLAGL2 isoform X2, with the translated sequence MATHSAQKPHQCMYCDKMFHRKDHLRNHLQTHDPNKEALHCSECGKNYNTKLGYRRHLAMHAASSGDLSCKVCLQTFESTQALLEHLKAHSRRVAGGAKEKKHPCDHCDRRFYTRKDVRRHLVVHTGRKDFLCQYCAQRFGRKDHLTRHVKKSHSQELLKIKTEPVDMLGLLSCSSTVSVKEELSPVLCMASRDVMGAKAFPGMLPMGMYGAHIPTMPSTGMPHSLVHNTLPMGMSYPLESSPISSPAQLPPKYQLGSTSYLPDKLPKVEVDSFLAELPGSLSLSSAEPQPASPQPAAAAALLDEALLTKSPANLSEALCAANVDFSHLLGFLPLNLPPCNPPGATGGLVMGYSQAEAQPLLTTLQAQPQDSPGAGGPLNFGPLHSLPPVFTSGLSTTTLPRFHQAFQ
- the LOC125162899 gene encoding LOW QUALITY PROTEIN: putative testis-specific Y-encoded-like protein 3 (The sequence of the model RefSeq protein was modified relative to this genomic sequence to represent the inferred CDS: inserted 2 bases in 1 codon; deleted 1 base in 1 codon), with translation MADETAGGLEPPRARRPTSPLGPGGGSGGAAGPINVERPAADLPEAIQWELEAVSAQADWPYLRLERRFGRMRRLHLVRRRFIIQNISGFWVTAFLNHPHLSDMISPRDEDVPWYLVNLEVRELRHARTRCSFKFWNNPFFWNKVFVKEYECRSSGPVVSVASLIRWHQGQEPPVLVHRNWDTVRSFFSGFSQNNLPEADKVAQIIXEDLWPKLLQYYLLGERHPPPPHLTSRGASREV